The following are encoded together in the Acidobacteriota bacterium genome:
- a CDS encoding DUF423 domain-containing protein, giving the protein MNWLFVGLLMCATSVAAGAFGAHGLRSALDAEHLALWETAARYLMYGGVVVALLGLAARGSNVDLRLTGWLLFVGSLIFSGTVAVIAVGGPRWLGAITPIGGTLLIVGILVFAWRMLEGQGTPAGF; this is encoded by the coding sequence GTGAACTGGCTGTTTGTGGGACTGTTGATGTGCGCGACCTCGGTGGCCGCGGGCGCTTTCGGCGCCCACGGCCTGCGGTCCGCGCTCGACGCCGAGCACCTGGCGCTGTGGGAGACGGCCGCCCGCTACCTCATGTACGGTGGCGTGGTGGTGGCGCTGCTCGGGCTCGCCGCCCGGGGCTCGAACGTCGACCTGCGGCTCACTGGCTGGCTGCTGTTCGTCGGCTCCCTGATCTTCTCCGGAACCGTCGCGGTGATTGCCGTCGGCGGACCGCGCTGGCTGGGCGCGATCACTCCGATCGGCGGCACGCTGCTGATCGTCGGCATCCTGGTTTTCGCCTGGAGAATGCTGGAAGGTCAGGGGACCCCGGCCGGTTTCTGA
- the pruA gene encoding L-glutamate gamma-semialdehyde dehydrogenase, with protein MPNGTLQVPAPRNEPVLDYAPGSAERAALETRLKQMLGERVEIPVLAGGREIRTGRTQDVVCPHDHGHVLGTCHQAGAAEVEAAVAASQEAWPAWSAMPFKERAAIFLRAAELLAGSWRQTVNAATMLNQSKTCYQAEIDSACELIDFLRFNVAFAEELYGQQPVSSPGIWNYVEYRALEGFVFAVTPFNFTAIAGNLPTSAAIMGNTVLWKPASTALLSGYYVMKLLEEAGLPPGVINFVPGPGATVGDPVLASRHLAGIHFTGSTPVFQRMWRTIGDQIENYSTYPRIVGETGGKDFVFAHPSADPAALTTALIRGSFEYQGQKCSAASRAYIPASLWGEVRERLCDELATVKMGSPVDFSNFMAAVIDQSSFNNISGYLADAENGAPYEVVSGGGRDDSTGYFVEPTVVRSEDPRSRLMSEEIFGPVLTLYVYADNTLDEALELCDTTSPYALTGAVFARDRAAVASVGDRLRHAAGNFYINDKPTGAVVGQQPFGGARASGTNDKAGSMANLLRWTSQRAVKENFAPPTDYRYPHMG; from the coding sequence ATGCCGAACGGCACCTTGCAAGTACCCGCACCCCGCAACGAACCCGTCCTCGACTATGCGCCCGGTTCCGCCGAGCGGGCCGCTCTCGAGACGCGGCTGAAGCAGATGCTCGGCGAGCGGGTCGAGATTCCGGTCCTTGCCGGCGGGCGTGAGATCCGCACCGGCCGCACGCAGGACGTCGTCTGCCCTCACGATCACGGTCATGTTCTCGGCACCTGCCACCAGGCCGGCGCCGCGGAAGTCGAAGCTGCCGTGGCGGCCTCCCAGGAGGCCTGGCCGGCGTGGTCCGCGATGCCGTTCAAGGAGCGGGCGGCGATCTTCCTCCGAGCAGCCGAGCTCCTGGCCGGTTCCTGGCGGCAGACGGTGAACGCCGCCACGATGCTCAACCAGTCGAAGACCTGCTATCAGGCCGAGATCGATTCGGCCTGCGAGCTGATCGACTTCCTGCGCTTCAACGTCGCGTTCGCGGAGGAGCTCTACGGCCAGCAACCCGTCTCATCGCCCGGGATCTGGAACTACGTCGAGTACCGGGCCCTCGAGGGCTTCGTGTTCGCGGTCACGCCGTTCAACTTCACCGCGATCGCGGGGAACCTGCCGACGTCGGCGGCGATCATGGGCAACACCGTGCTGTGGAAGCCGGCGTCCACGGCGTTGCTCTCTGGCTACTACGTGATGAAGCTGCTGGAGGAGGCCGGGCTGCCGCCGGGCGTCATCAACTTCGTCCCCGGTCCGGGCGCCACGGTGGGCGATCCGGTCCTGGCCAGTCGCCATCTGGCGGGAATCCACTTCACCGGTTCGACGCCGGTGTTCCAGCGCATGTGGCGGACGATCGGTGACCAGATCGAGAACTACAGCACGTACCCGCGCATCGTCGGCGAAACCGGCGGCAAGGATTTCGTGTTCGCCCATCCGTCGGCGGACCCCGCGGCGCTGACGACGGCGTTGATCCGGGGCTCCTTCGAGTACCAGGGGCAGAAGTGCTCCGCGGCTTCGCGCGCGTACATCCCGGCATCGCTTTGGGGCGAGGTGCGGGAGCGCCTGTGCGACGAGCTGGCGACGGTGAAGATGGGCTCCCCCGTCGACTTCTCGAACTTCATGGCCGCGGTCATCGACCAGTCGTCCTTCAACAACATCTCCGGCTACCTCGCCGATGCGGAGAACGGAGCTCCGTACGAGGTCGTTTCCGGCGGTGGCCGCGACGATTCAACCGGCTACTTCGTGGAGCCGACCGTCGTCCGCAGCGAGGATCCGCGCTCGCGCCTGATGAGCGAGGAGATCTTCGGGCCGGTGCTCACGTTGTACGTCTACGCGGACAACACACTCGACGAGGCCCTGGAACTCTGCGACACGACGAGCCCATACGCGTTGACGGGCGCCGTGTTCGCGCGCGACCGGGCGGCGGTCGCCAGCGTCGGCGATCGCCTGCGACATGCCGCCGGGAACTTCTACATCAACGACAAGCCGACCGGCGCCGTCGTCGGCCAGCAGCCCTTCGGCGGCGCGCGGGCGTCGGGGACCAACGACAAGGCGGGCTCCATGGCCAACCTGCTGCGCTGGACTTCCCAGCGGGCTGTCAAGGAGAACTTCGCGCCGCCGACGGACTACCGCTACCCGCACATGGGCTGA
- a CDS encoding type II toxin-antitoxin system RelE/ParE family toxin — protein sequence MIVDWADKRTEAFYNGRRVAAFSGFARTASRKLDQLDAATSLGDLARPGNRLKALKGRRKGQWSIRINDQWRVCFRWPSGSPGPTDVEIVDYH from the coding sequence GTGATCGTCGATTGGGCGGACAAGCGCACCGAGGCGTTCTACAACGGTCGTCGGGTCGCAGCGTTCTCGGGCTTCGCACGGACGGCCTCGCGAAAGCTCGACCAGCTCGACGCGGCCACAAGCCTGGGCGATTTGGCCAGGCCGGGCAACCGGCTAAAGGCACTCAAGGGTCGCCGGAAGGGACAGTGGAGTATTCGCATCAACGACCAATGGCGGGTCTGTTTCAGGTGGCCCTCCGGAAGCCCCGGCCCTACGGATGTGGAGATCGTGGACTACCATTGA
- a CDS encoding HigA family addiction module antitoxin — protein sequence MREPIHPGETLREDLDALGMSAAELARRIEVPVSRITGILNGRRAVTGDTALRLGRFFGTSGEFWLNLQKLYELRLAERENGSAISRLPTLDAGGGLAARG from the coding sequence ATGCGCGAGCCCATTCATCCCGGCGAAACGCTGCGCGAGGATCTCGACGCGCTCGGCATGAGCGCGGCGGAACTTGCGCGGCGAATCGAGGTGCCAGTGAGCCGCATCACGGGGATTCTCAACGGTCGGCGGGCCGTCACCGGCGACACGGCCCTTCGGCTCGGGCGTTTCTTCGGCACCTCGGGAGAGTTCTGGCTCAACCTGCAGAAGCTCTACGAGTTGCGGCTTGCGGAGCGGGAGAACGGATCAGCGATCTCTCGGCTTCCGACCCTGGACGCAGGCGGGGGCCTCGCCGCGAGGGGTTGA